A single window of Cellulomonas sp. NTE-D12 DNA harbors:
- a CDS encoding glycosyltransferase family 39 protein, whose translation MTTTAPIQPPGAAGGPAPIPAPAPLGTPPSSDPTTAPLPTGVTPSDGAPAPRDPQPTLTDLPARRRWDTPAFLGLLVVTAALFLWNLAASGYANSFYSAAAQAGSRSWSAFLWGASDAGGSITVDKPPAALWVMGLSVRIFGLSSWSILAPQALMGVASVALLYRTVRRHFGATAGLLAGAVLALTPVAALMFRFNNPDALLVLLLIASVWATMRAVDGPRTTRWMVLAGVFVGFAFLTKQLQAFLVLPGLAAVFLWAGPVPLLKRIRDGLLAVGAMVVSAGWWVALVELWPASSRPYVGGSQTNSFLELTFGYNGLGRITGSEVGSVGGGGGGGNAGGNWGATGITRMFGSEVGGQIAWLVPAALILAVAALWLLRRAPRTSGARAQVGAWLAWLLVTGLTFSFMAGIFHAYYTVALAPAVAALVGIGAVLLWRRRTTVAARTVLAGTTLLTAAWAWQLLGRSSTWLPWLRVAILAAAVIAAVLLLAGPGLVGGRAGRRMAGVGAAVALAASLAGPTAYTLQTVSTAHAGSIVTAGPTVAGSGFGGGPGGMRGQLRGGQFPGGTQGQPPAGAPGGTTGQLPGGQTGTGTAPTQGFAGGRAGGGAGGMGGLLNGTTVSATLTTMLEADSSRYRWVAATTGSQNAASYQLATQQSVMPIGGFNGSDPSPTLAQFQAWVAAGQIHYYIGGSGFGRSNGGSDVASQISTWVSSSFTAQTVDGVTVYDLTAPVSGSSSASSATSSTGA comes from the coding sequence ATGACCACCACCGCCCCGATCCAGCCCCCCGGCGCCGCCGGCGGCCCCGCACCGATCCCGGCGCCCGCGCCGCTCGGCACCCCGCCGTCCTCCGACCCGACCACAGCCCCGCTCCCGACGGGCGTCACCCCGTCCGACGGCGCCCCGGCCCCTCGCGACCCACAACCGACCCTCACCGACCTGCCCGCCCGTCGGCGCTGGGACACCCCGGCGTTCCTCGGTCTGCTCGTCGTCACCGCGGCCCTGTTCCTGTGGAACCTCGCGGCCTCCGGCTACGCCAACTCCTTCTACTCGGCGGCTGCCCAGGCCGGCAGCAGGTCCTGGTCGGCGTTCCTGTGGGGGGCGTCCGACGCGGGCGGCTCCATCACGGTGGACAAGCCGCCGGCCGCCCTGTGGGTGATGGGGCTGTCGGTCCGGATCTTCGGCCTGTCGTCCTGGTCGATCCTGGCGCCGCAGGCGCTGATGGGCGTCGCGTCCGTCGCACTCCTCTACCGCACGGTCCGCCGACACTTCGGTGCCACGGCCGGTCTGCTGGCGGGCGCCGTGCTGGCGCTGACGCCCGTCGCCGCCCTGATGTTCCGGTTCAACAACCCGGACGCCCTGCTCGTGCTGCTGCTGATCGCCTCCGTGTGGGCCACCATGCGGGCGGTCGACGGCCCACGCACCACCCGGTGGATGGTGCTCGCGGGGGTGTTCGTCGGCTTCGCCTTCCTCACCAAGCAGCTGCAGGCCTTCCTCGTCCTGCCCGGCCTGGCGGCCGTGTTCCTCTGGGCCGGTCCGGTGCCGCTGCTCAAGCGGATCCGCGACGGCCTGCTCGCCGTCGGCGCGATGGTCGTCTCCGCCGGCTGGTGGGTGGCGCTCGTCGAGCTGTGGCCCGCGTCCTCCCGGCCCTACGTCGGCGGTTCGCAGACCAACTCGTTCCTCGAGCTGACGTTCGGCTACAACGGCCTGGGCCGGATCACCGGGAGCGAGGTCGGCTCGGTCGGTGGCGGCGGTGGTGGCGGCAACGCGGGCGGCAACTGGGGCGCCACCGGCATCACGCGGATGTTCGGCTCCGAGGTCGGTGGTCAGATCGCGTGGCTGGTCCCCGCCGCGCTGATCCTGGCGGTCGCCGCGCTCTGGCTGCTGCGTCGCGCGCCCCGCACCAGCGGCGCCCGCGCCCAGGTCGGCGCCTGGCTCGCGTGGCTCCTGGTCACCGGCCTGACGTTCTCCTTCATGGCCGGCATCTTCCACGCCTACTACACGGTCGCCCTGGCGCCCGCGGTGGCAGCCCTGGTGGGCATCGGGGCCGTCCTGCTGTGGCGGCGGCGCACGACGGTCGCAGCCCGCACCGTCCTGGCCGGCACCACGCTGCTCACCGCGGCATGGGCCTGGCAGCTGCTCGGCCGCTCGTCCACCTGGCTGCCGTGGCTGCGCGTGGCGATCCTGGCCGCCGCCGTCATCGCTGCCGTGCTCCTGCTGGCCGGTCCCGGGCTGGTGGGTGGGCGTGCCGGCCGGCGCATGGCCGGCGTCGGCGCCGCGGTGGCCCTGGCCGCCTCGCTGGCCGGGCCCACCGCGTACACGCTGCAGACGGTGTCCACCGCGCACGCCGGCTCCATCGTGACCGCCGGGCCGACCGTGGCCGGCAGCGGGTTCGGCGGCGGTCCAGGCGGGATGCGCGGCCAGCTCCGCGGTGGCCAGTTCCCGGGTGGCACGCAGGGTCAGCCCCCGGCGGGTGCACCGGGCGGGACGACGGGTCAGCTGCCTGGCGGTCAGACGGGCACCGGCACCGCACCGACCCAGGGCTTCGCCGGCGGACGGGCCGGCGGCGGCGCCGGCGGCATGGGCGGCCTGCTCAACGGCACGACGGTCAGCGCCACCCTCACGACGATGCTCGAGGCCGACTCCTCGCGGTACCGCTGGGTCGCCGCCACCACCGGCTCGCAGAACGCCGCGAGCTACCAGCTGGCCACGCAGCAGTCGGTGATGCCGATCGGCGGCTTCAACGGCTCCGACCCGTCACCGACCCTCGCGCAGTTCCAGGCGTGGGTCGCCGCCGGCCAGATCCACTACTACATCGGTGGCAGCGGCTTCGGCCGGTCGAACGGCGGCTCGGACGTCGCCAGTCAGATCAGCACGTGGGTGTCGTCGAGCTTCACCGCCCAGACGGTCGACGGGGTGACGGTCTACGACCTCACGGCCCCGGTATCCGGCTCGTCGTCGGCCTCGTCCGCCACGTCGTCGACGGGAGCCTGA
- a CDS encoding bifunctional glycosyltransferase family 2/GtrA family protein, with protein MDTTSLDQPAVAPAPDQVPRTPLAPVLDLVIPVHDEEKDLERAVRATRRYLDEHFPYPARLTIADNASTDGTWAIALRLAQELPGVRLLHLEAKGRGRALRTAWTASDAAVLAYMDVDLSTDLSALLPLVAPLISGHSHLAIGTRLSPSSRVLRGPRREVISRCYNVLLHGTLAARFSDAQCGFKAIRADAARQLLPLVSDTGWFFDTELLVVAEKAGLRIHEVPVDWVDDPDSRVDVVATARGDLAGIARLARELVSGQLPLQEIRQHLTLASDAAFAVDETAYDEAVADEVSAASAGARRAGSTARRDRRLLGQLVRFAAVGVASTLAYALLYLVLAPVFGAQAANVLALLITAVANTAANRAFTFGVRGRTRAVQHQGQGLLVFALAWALTSGSLTGLHLLAPGAGRTAELVVLTVANLVATVLRFVLLRGWVFRAAAAPAAALVPGSPTTAAVPPAPAATTVPVTEGMLR; from the coding sequence ATGGACACCACCAGCCTCGACCAGCCGGCCGTCGCGCCGGCGCCGGACCAGGTCCCCCGGACGCCGCTCGCGCCGGTGCTCGACCTGGTCATCCCGGTGCACGACGAGGAGAAGGACCTGGAGCGCGCCGTGCGCGCCACCCGCCGGTACCTCGACGAGCACTTCCCCTACCCGGCACGGCTGACCATCGCGGACAACGCGTCCACGGACGGCACGTGGGCGATCGCCCTGCGGCTCGCCCAGGAGCTGCCCGGCGTGCGGCTGCTGCACCTCGAGGCCAAGGGCCGCGGGCGGGCGCTGCGCACCGCGTGGACCGCCTCGGACGCCGCCGTGCTCGCCTACATGGACGTCGACCTGTCCACCGACCTGTCGGCCCTGCTGCCGCTGGTCGCCCCGCTGATCTCCGGCCACTCGCACCTGGCGATCGGCACCCGCCTGTCGCCCTCGTCGCGGGTGCTGCGCGGCCCCCGCCGCGAGGTGATCTCCCGCTGCTACAACGTGCTGCTGCACGGCACGCTGGCCGCCCGGTTCTCGGACGCGCAGTGCGGGTTCAAGGCGATCCGTGCGGACGCCGCCCGGCAGCTGCTGCCCCTGGTCAGCGACACCGGGTGGTTCTTCGACACCGAGCTGCTGGTGGTGGCGGAGAAGGCCGGCCTGCGCATCCACGAGGTGCCGGTGGACTGGGTGGACGACCCGGACAGCCGGGTCGACGTGGTCGCGACGGCTCGTGGCGACCTGGCCGGCATCGCCCGGCTGGCGCGCGAGCTGGTGTCCGGGCAGCTGCCGCTGCAGGAGATCCGCCAGCACCTGACGCTGGCGTCCGACGCCGCGTTCGCGGTGGACGAGACGGCGTACGACGAGGCCGTGGCCGACGAGGTCTCCGCCGCGTCCGCCGGCGCCCGACGCGCCGGCAGCACCGCCCGCCGTGACCGCCGGCTGCTCGGTCAGCTGGTCCGGTTCGCCGCCGTCGGGGTCGCCTCGACGCTCGCCTACGCGCTGCTGTACCTGGTGCTGGCCCCGGTCTTCGGCGCCCAGGCCGCCAACGTCCTGGCACTGCTGATCACGGCCGTTGCCAACACGGCCGCGAACCGCGCGTTCACGTTCGGGGTCCGCGGCCGGACCCGCGCCGTGCAGCACCAGGGACAGGGGCTGCTGGTGTTCGCCCTGGCCTGGGCCTTGACGTCCGGCTCGCTGACGGGCCTGCACCTGCTGGCGCCCGGTGCCGGGCGGACGGCCGAGCTCGTCGTGCTGACCGTCGCGAACCTCGTCGCCACCGTCCTGCGCTTCGTCCTGCTGCGCGGCTGGGTGTTCCGCGCCGCGGCCGCACCGGCCGCCGCGCTCGTGCCCGGCTCACCGACCACCGCGGCCGTGCCCCCGGCACCGGCCGCCACGACCGTGCCCGTCACGGAAGGGATGCTCCGATGA
- a CDS encoding GNAT family N-acetyltransferase, giving the protein MPEPTLLLRPLTTADEAQALLAERELAAEGFDFLVGRDGRPFDRYVELVAATREGHDLPPGYVPATFLVGLVDGDLVGRVSVRHQLNEHLARVGGHIGYGVRPAFRRRGYATALLREGLAITAGLGIEQALVTCDDANLASGAVIERCGGVLQDVLADGAARVRRYLVPTSAV; this is encoded by the coding sequence ATGCCCGAGCCGACCCTGCTGCTCCGCCCCCTGACGACGGCCGACGAGGCCCAGGCGCTGCTCGCCGAGCGCGAGCTCGCCGCCGAGGGTTTCGACTTCCTCGTCGGGCGCGACGGCCGGCCGTTCGACCGGTACGTCGAGCTCGTGGCGGCGACCCGGGAGGGGCACGACCTGCCGCCGGGCTACGTGCCTGCGACGTTCCTGGTCGGCCTGGTCGACGGCGACCTCGTCGGCCGCGTGTCCGTGCGGCACCAGCTGAACGAGCACCTCGCCCGCGTCGGCGGGCACATCGGCTACGGCGTCCGACCGGCCTTCCGCCGGCGCGGGTACGCGACCGCGCTGCTCCGCGAGGGCCTGGCGATCACGGCCGGTCTGGGCATCGAGCAGGCGCTGGTGACGTGCGACGACGCCAACCTGGCGTCAGGGGCCGTCATCGAGCGCTGCGGCGGCGTGCTCCAGGACGTGCTGGCCGACGGTGCCGCACGCGTGCGGCGCTACCTCGTACCGACGAGCGCGGTGTAG